The genomic window GGTGTGAAGTAGTGTTTTGTATCCGTCGCCGGCTATCTCGGGTCAGCTTCAGCATTTATTATCCGCGTTTCGGAGAATTCAAACTGAAGATCACACACAATACATATGCTGAATTTTGAGCAACTTTGACTGTAGGATGGATCTAGTTACTTGATAATTGCATATGCGCATTGTTCTtgtgttttaaaatttaaaagaagctggcatgttttgttatttataaGATGTATTTGATGATAGCTACTACATGAATGCATTTTGTGGAGGATAATTTGTCTAAGGCCCATTTGGAtcgacttatttttgagtttatgcaacttatacaaataaataaacttttatgtataatttataagtttgttaaggtaTTTTATGAAGATAAAAATTTTACTAgcgaaaacttatgaattaacataaaaacttatttatttgcataagctatttttcctAACCTCAAACATAACTTAATCCAAAGAGGCCCTGAATACGGTTTGATTTCACTCTTTTTGAGCTTTTTATTTTCCTAGGTTGTGGGTGCTTTAAACTTTTTGATATCTAGAGATTGAAGAAAAATGCAGGTtattgaaagaaagaaagaatatttAAGTggaatttaataataatacttgGAGTAGATATTTAAGTGGAGGCTTTCTTCCAATTGAGGAAGGGGAATTGATCATACCAAATTGCTCGGTTGAACAGGTAATCGGCTGGTTCACCAAATGGTTTGATTGTGGTTACATTGGGTCTAACTGAACCGGAATTAACCAGTTCAactggttttcattttttaaaatttttatttatttgtcatccGGTTTAATTCAAACGATTAAATTATGActtaaaatttcatcaatttttatCTATTTCTTTGTTAAGCATTATTACTTAACAAGTATTTCTTGAAGCGAAACACAATTGAGTACTTAATAATTACTACAGTATTTTTTAAGTAAATATTGATGATATCTATATATTGTGGGATCTATTTAAATGATGTATAATTACTTGTGGAATTCATTTAAAAGTgctattatattaaaaaaaattataaataaatatggtGTATATTTGTACACTTGGAACCTAGTTAAAAATGGAGAGTTCCATCTCACAAGTAACTCATCCAACATCTAAACCACCATTGAATTAATATTATTCTGTTCTACAATGGCCACGGGAGTTAACAGAAAGATTTCTGCAGCATCAGCTCGTTCTCACTCCAGGAGGGCCAACAAATCATCTTCTTTTCAGCTTCCTGCTGGTGGGTCTTCCCTCTTTcattctcttttcttctttcttcatcAAAGTTTCCATTTTTGCATGGTTTTCATCACTTTTTATGTCTAAATTTTAATGGGTCGTGCTGTAGCTTTAGAATTGAGGTTACTATCCCACATATTAGGAGTTGAGGCAAAGAACAAAACTTAAATAATTCAATACACATTACCTGTTATCAGGGACGGAACCAGAAGTTTTGAGTAGTGGGGTCATTATAAAATTGCatcattaaataaatataacatttcattttcaaaagcataaaaaatacattataattGTTCTCTAGGAcgttccatattttttttttgtttacaatgagctagagatcgaacccaggacctataacgtactacccaaactcctcaccactagaccaaacctagtggctttacattccatattttgataaaattgaataattttctctttttcaacATCAAGAAAAATATCTCTCTCAATATAAGTAACTAAACAATTATTTAACCGGTTATCTCCCATAAATTTTTGGCGTGGGCAACTAAGTAAGTTTTGAACTGATTGTATGTGGGCGTGAGTGTGGACTACTATGAAATTTATCAActaatttatttgttatataatataatatatgtatagtagtataaaaaaattcacatcaAAGTGGGGGCATAGGCCTACATAGTGACCTTCCTGGGTCCGTCCCTGCCTGTTATAGAAACTCTCTCCTATGTCTCATACCATTCATGCTCAACTCCAAAATTTCATAACTATGTTACTCTGATTCAAGACATAAAAGATCTCCTTCAGCTTAATTGGAAAGTGCATATTTAACCACACCCTCCCGGAAGGAAATACTTGCTAAAATTGGAGCCTCTTCTGACTTAGATTGCTTGGTACACCCCCGGCATGGCCTGAAGGAGCTCCTCTTCGCAGATTCTACTAAAACTTGGTTCTGGAGAGTGTAGTTTTTTCCCTTTTCCgttagttttttctttagcatggtaataaaaaaaatcgaagtCAGGAGAACCTAAATTTAATTGCTGGCTGAAACAATCATTTgctagactttacttacctaCTGGTCAAACACTCAAACTCTAGATTACTAGGGTCTTTTCCCATAGCAATCAAAGGGTTAAGACCTCATAGTTTCACCTGTGTAGAAGTTAAGGTCGAATCGCTTATAAAAAACAAGTTAAGGTTGAATCGATCAGGAGAAACCTGAGTTTGATTAATGGTTGAAACAATTATTAGTCAGATTTTACTTAACTTATGGTCAAACTCTAGATTACTATACTGACTCTTTCCTCTCGGAATCAGAGGGTTAAGACCCCAAAGTTTACCAGTGTTTAGCATAAGCTAGTTTTTACGTTGTATTTTGATATTGACTTATGGACTATAAACCATAgtttatgttttaaattttatttatttgtctttTAATTTGGCATTACATTACAAGTTCTCAGGAATACTTAGAACAACACTGGCAGTGTTGTTTATTGGATTTCTAGCATGGGCTTATCAAGCTGCTCAACCTCCGCCTCCAAAGATATGTGGCACTCCTGATGGACCACCTATAACGGCGCCAAGAATCAAACTAAGAGATGGAAGACATTTGGCATACAAAGAGCACGGTGTTCCAAAAGACGAAGCAAAGTATAAAATCATCTTTATCCATGGTATCAACAGTTGCAGACATGACACCGTGGTTGCCGACACTCTATCACCTGtaattttctatatttcttttttcttctgtCTATTATAGCATTCTCAGATTTCTTCGTGATttgtataattatatttaatgtgAGGTTTTTCAGGATATTGTGAAGGAATTGGGGGTCTACATTGTATCTTTCGACAGACCTGGTTATGGAGAAAGTGATCCTGATCCAAATCGTACGTCAAAGAGCATTGCTTTGGATATTGAGGAGCTTGCTGATCAGCTGGGATTGGGATCCAAATTCTACGTCGTTGGTTTTTCCATGGGTGGACAAATTGCTTGGAACTGCCTTAAGTATATACCTCACAGGTATGATTGAAGCCCTATTTGAATTGACATATTTGTGACACTGTTTGatagagcttatggaaacagttTATGACTTGTCCATAATCTCTCTAGGATAACTTGTGACAGTAACTTATAGCTTCTATATAAGGACTTATTGTAATGAACCCACCATATTGGGTAGGCCCAAATAGGAGTTAGTCAACTTCAGCCTAAATAATGGGACTATGTGGAGAAATGATTTACTATTAATAGTGTAATAGGAGTATTTTGTGAGTTATGTGATTGGTGAAGTTGTTATTCTTCTCTCCCAAACTCTCTTTTCACATCTCAAATTCCTTTTGTATTGCAACAATTTGATCTAAGTTCAATAAAAATGATTCCTATCTTAGCTTTATTTCCTATTCAATTTTAGTATCATTTCATTGGTGCTTTCATTCTCACCATGGCAGAGTATACATGGGCGAATGCGGTAGGAACTCATTGGAAAGACATCGAAGCAGAGTATAATGCTGAATGGGCGAAAATAGCGTATTTGGACGGACCCGGTTACACTGTCTGGGACCGTATTGAAGCTAAGGCCGATCTACGACGAAAATATTTTTCACGGAGCTCTTTCCATGGTGTTACGAACTCATCCAATTCAACGCTGATACAACCGATTCACTCTCACCTCAATTCATCCAAGGCGGCATCATTTCATGAAATTGATAAGCGTTTAGCTAAATCTCATCATGAAATTAAACTATTGTTGTGTACAAGAACCATGGACCTGTCGCACAAAGAAATTGTTTCTTTCAAATCGGTGAACAGAGAAAATCCAATTGCAAAACCGTCGACGCTGTATTTGGACAGTTTGGTTGCAAATTTGCCTGTAATTGTTACTGACGATATCAACAAATCAATTGCTGATAATGTGCAGAGGAAAGAAGAAATCCCACGAGCAGATGAGTTTATGGTTCAAAGTGAACTGAAATCCATGGTGAATACAATCGGTGATTGCATCGGGAAAATCGTAGAATCGTCGTTGATCAAAGCTCTTCCAGTTACGACAATATTTTCCTCTTCCCCGGACTTGATTGACACGCATTTCTTCCCTAATGAAGACTCTGCAATATCTGACTCAGAGGATGTCGATGCCAGCAACAAGGATGTTGTGAGAAATCAAGGTTTGTCTTTGCACTGTGAAATTCCTCCTGCGTTGCATTTTATGAGTATAAGGAATAAACAAGCTAGTTGTCTGGAACCTAAGTTTCAATTGCACTGTGATAAAATTTTGGAGGAGAACGCAATGGTGTCATTGACTGCCTCAATTCAAACACGCATATCTCATGTTCGACAAAATGTCCCAACACATTCACCaccaccaaaaccaccagatCGTGCATTATTGCACCCTCAACTATCACTTGAACCACCTAATGGTGTAGCCGTTGAGAACCACTTAATGTTTCCACCGTTGCCAAAACCTGGTGGTCA from Trifolium pratense cultivar HEN17-A07 linkage group LG1, ARS_RC_1.1, whole genome shotgun sequence includes these protein-coding regions:
- the LOC123903228 gene encoding uncharacterized protein LOC123903228; the encoded protein is MATGVNRKISAASARSHSRRANKSSSFQLPAGILRTTLAVLFIGFLAWAYQAAQPPPPKICGTPDGPPITAPRIKLRDGRHLAYKEHGVPKDEAKYKIIFIHGINSCRHDTVVADTLSPDIVKELGVYIVSFDRPGYGESDPDPNRTSKSIALDIEELADQLGLGSKFYVVGFSMGGQIAWNCLKYIPHRLAGVALLAPVVNYWWLDLPANLTAEVYSQTKLQDQWALRIAHYTPWLTYWWNTQRWFPSCSVPSHSPDNFSKQDRELLSKLLGHKGNYEAQVRQQGEHESIHRDINIGFGSWEYTPLDLQNPFPNNEGSVHLWQGDDDLLVPVTLQRYIARNLPWIHYHELTGSGHIFPHGDGMSEAIIKSLLGVK